Proteins from a genomic interval of Waddliaceae bacterium:
- the rpmG gene encoding 50S ribosomal protein L33, which produces MASKRNNIKLKSTESSEFYYTIKNKTNTPGRIERKKYDKTVKRHVVFKETK; this is translated from the coding sequence ATGGCAAGCAAACGCAACAATATAAAGTTAAAAAGCACCGAAAGCTCAGAGTTCTACTATACTATCAAGAACAAGACGAACACCCCCGGAAGAATCGAGCGCAAGAAATATGACAAGACAGTGAAGCGTCACGTCGTCTTCAAAGAAACAAAATAA